ATACCAATGCTAGCAATTAGGGTAGCTCCTAATCCTGCCCAAACAGAATAAGCAACACTCACTTCAAATCTTTTGAGAGAAAGAGTTAAAAGACTAAAAGAAATTCCATAAAATACAAATATTAATATTGAAGGAATTATTTTAGTGAATCCTTCTGATAACTTCATACAAGTTGTACCAGACACTTCAAAAATAATTGCGAGAATGAGGTAAATCCAACTAGTTAACATGTTTGTTATGGATGTTTGATTAGTATGTAGTGCAAGCAGTAAGATTTTATAATCTCTGCTAAATAAAATCTACAGTTAACCAACTAATTATTTCTGCTATTTCTACAACAACTAGATTTTATTTGCTCCAGATGAAATTAACTATAGCTTTTTTCATAAGTACGCTACGTATACCTCGCAGGTAATTTATACCAATAATGTCAATAACCCAACTGGTGCAAGATATAAACACTACAGCTTGTAGTAATACAACTTTACTTTTGTCGAGTTTACCGAACCATAAAGATATTATTTACCCTACCTAATATTTTGTGTTTATTCTTGTTCGGCAATCATCATAAAGTGGGTGAAAAAAACCGAATTTACACCAGATAATTTCTTGAATAAGATGAAATCAATAAAACAAATACTGCTTATATGAGGTAGAGATATGGTACTGGTACGGTGGAATCCCTGGCAAGAAATCAATACACTGCAACACCAACTTAATCGTTTATTTGATGAGGATATGCTACAATCTGCGTTTGTTGAAAGAGGTTTATCTAGAGTTCCCGCTGCTGAGTTAGAAGAAACTGAAAATGCGATTAATCTCAAACTAGAACTTCCAGGTATGCAAGCCAAAGACTTGGATGTGCAAGTTACAGAGAAAGCAGTATATGTCAGTGGTGAACGGAAGTCTGAAACTAAAACTGAAGAAAAAGGTGTGATTAAGAGCGAATTCCAATATGGTAAATTCGAGCGTATTATTCCTTTACAGACTCGAATTCAAAATACCAAAGTTTCCGCAGAATATAAAGATGGTATTTTGCATCTGACACTGCCTAAAGCTGAAGAAGAAAAGAACAAAGTTGTGAAAGTTAATCTAGCATCAGCTGGCTAATTGTCACTTTAACTAAATAAAAAGCGCTACCCTTAAAAGGGTAGCGCTTTTTATTGCCAACCACTTGTACTTATTAGAGGATGTTTCTTAAGTCTAATTTATTACTTGCCTTTGCGACTTCCAGTCGCACGCCACTAGCTACAAGTCGGGGAACCGCGATAGCGCAGTGGCTTGGCTACACATACAAAACCCACCTGCGTGGGTTCAAAAAGCTTGATTTTCGGTTAGTCCACCCCCGTGGGCGGCTTTGCCGACTTGAGGAGAGTGGCGTGAGTCAGTGCGTTCAGTCCCCAGACAGCCCCGCGACCGCCCTCATTGGGAATAGGATTTTTTATTTTGAATGCAGAGTACAAAATTCGGCGATCGCGTCTGCAAAACCCTCAAATGAACTATAATCTTTTGACAAGATGGAAACATTTACACCCAACTTGCGGGCATTAGCAGCTGTATAAGGGCCAAAACAAGCAATAACACAGTCTTTATAATCGCTTGGTGAGTTGAACATTCTCAAAAAACTTTCGATTTCTGCTGTACTACTAAAAGCAATTATATCTATCATTCCTTGACGGATTAGCTTTAATTCAACTGTATAAATATTTTTATCTAAACTCTGTGTAATATATGTAGAAACGCGAGTTACTTCCATGCCTAATTTCTGCAAATCTGAAACTAAGTTTGGGATAACATTAGGTTCAGGTATTCCAACAAATTCTGGTGCTGGTATCAGCACTTTTTGCCCTTGAATTTGAGGTATTTTGACTAATTCTGATACAATCCCTCTGGGACTAGGTTCTGCTGGTATTAAATCTACTTTATTGCAAAAAGATAATAAGCTTTCTGAGTCTTTTCCTAAAGCAGACAATTGGCAATTTTTTAGCACGGATGTGGGAATACCCAAATCATGCATACGATGAAAAAATGCAGTGATACCATTTCTACTTGTGAAGACAATCCAATCAAATGTGTCGATTTTGCTGAGGACAGTATCTAATTCAGTGTAATTTGGTAGATAACAGGTTTCAATAGTGGGCAATAAAATTGGGAGACCACCTTTTTGAATAATTTTTTCAGACAATCTGGAAGCATAATTTCTTGGTGCTGTGACTAAAATTCTCTTGCTATATAAAGGCAATTTACTAGTTAAAGTTAGGAAATTTCTTTCTAATTCTCTGAAATTGGGGTACATTATTATTTAGTATACTTTTGAGTTGATG
Above is a window of Nostoc sp. UHCC 0702 DNA encoding:
- a CDS encoding multidrug efflux SMR transporter, coding for MLTSWIYLILAIIFEVSGTTCMKLSEGFTKIIPSILIFVFYGISFSLLTLSLKRFEVSVAYSVWAGLGATLIASIGIILFRESMTLSKFVSMSLIIIGVIGLNSGK
- a CDS encoding Hsp20/alpha crystallin family protein, translating into MVLVRWNPWQEINTLQHQLNRLFDEDMLQSAFVERGLSRVPAAELEETENAINLKLELPGMQAKDLDVQVTEKAVYVSGERKSETKTEEKGVIKSEFQYGKFERIIPLQTRIQNTKVSAEYKDGILHLTLPKAEEEKNKVVKVNLASAG
- a CDS encoding uroporphyrinogen-III synthase, coding for MYPNFRELERNFLTLTSKLPLYSKRILVTAPRNYASRLSEKIIQKGGLPILLPTIETCYLPNYTELDTVLSKIDTFDWIVFTSRNGITAFFHRMHDLGIPTSVLKNCQLSALGKDSESLLSFCNKVDLIPAEPSPRGIVSELVKIPQIQGQKVLIPAPEFVGIPEPNVIPNLVSDLQKLGMEVTRVSTYITQSLDKNIYTVELKLIRQGMIDIIAFSSTAEIESFLRMFNSPSDYKDCVIACFGPYTAANARKLGVNVSILSKDYSSFEGFADAIAEFCTLHSK